The Armatimonadota bacterium genome window below encodes:
- the miaB gene encoding tRNA (N6-isopentenyl adenosine(37)-C2)-methylthiotransferase MiaB — protein MTRRYHIITYGCQMNVRDSETMAGLLEQMGYAPAERPEEADVILVNTCTVRENADERAYGRLGELRRLKQRRPGVILGVAGCLVQKDREEVLRRAPHVDLVFGVHNLHRLPELLRQAQEGCQPVYEVWDRFPKDEPLPLLPAARSRGIRAFVNIIHGCNKFCTFCIVPFVRGRERSVPPEAVLREVEQLAEQGYKEITLLGQNVDSYGHDLRPRTDLADLLHLVHDVPGIERIRFTTSHPRDMTEKLIRTVAELPKVCEHFHLPVQSGDDEILRRMHRTYTVADYLRLVDLVRSYIPEASITTDLIVGFPGETEEQFENTLRLVETVQFDACNTAMYSPRPGTKAATFPDQVDEETKHRRLQVLNRLAERTAYARNRRLLGSTQEVLVEAPGRQTGVVGRTRTNKVVTLEGTPDLVGRTVPVRITEVGSWVLRGERVGEALPVG, from the coding sequence ATGACGAGGCGCTACCACATCATCACGTACGGGTGCCAGATGAACGTCCGGGACTCGGAGACCATGGCGGGGCTGCTGGAGCAGATGGGGTACGCCCCCGCGGAGCGGCCCGAGGAGGCGGACGTGATCCTGGTGAACACCTGCACCGTCCGGGAGAACGCGGACGAGCGGGCGTACGGACGGCTGGGGGAGCTCAGAAGGCTCAAGCAGCGCCGACCCGGGGTGATCCTGGGGGTGGCGGGGTGCCTCGTGCAGAAGGACCGAGAGGAGGTGCTGCGCCGGGCGCCCCACGTGGACCTGGTGTTCGGCGTGCACAACCTGCACCGGCTCCCGGAGCTGTTGCGCCAGGCGCAGGAGGGGTGCCAGCCCGTCTACGAGGTCTGGGACCGGTTCCCCAAGGATGAGCCTCTCCCCCTCCTCCCCGCGGCGCGATCCCGGGGAATCCGGGCGTTCGTGAACATCATCCACGGGTGCAACAAGTTCTGCACCTTCTGCATCGTGCCCTTCGTGCGGGGACGGGAACGCAGCGTGCCCCCGGAGGCGGTGCTCCGGGAGGTCGAGCAACTCGCAGAGCAAGGGTACAAGGAGATCACCCTCCTGGGCCAGAACGTGGATTCTTACGGCCACGACCTCCGGCCCCGCACGGACCTGGCGGACCTCCTGCACCTCGTCCATGATGTCCCGGGGATCGAGCGGATCCGGTTCACCACCAGCCACCCCCGGGACATGACGGAGAAGCTCATCCGGACCGTGGCGGAACTTCCTAAGGTGTGCGAGCACTTCCACCTCCCGGTGCAGTCCGGGGACGACGAGATCCTCCGCCGCATGCACCGCACCTACACCGTGGCGGACTACCTGCGCCTCGTGGACCTCGTCCGATCCTACATCCCGGAAGCCAGCATTACCACGGACCTCATCGTGGGCTTTCCGGGCGAGACCGAGGAGCAGTTCGAGAACACCCTGAGGCTCGTGGAGACCGTCCAGTTTGACGCCTGCAACACCGCCATGTACTCCCCCCGTCCCGGGACCAAGGCCGCCACGTTCCCGGACCAGGTGGATGAGGAGACTAAGCACCGGCGCCTGCAGGTTTTGAATCGGCTCGCGGAACGCACGGCGTACGCCCGCAACCGCCGGCTGTTGGGGAGCACGCAGGAGGTGCTGGTGGAAGCACCGGGAAGGCAGACCGGGGTGGTGGGCCGCACCCGGACCAACAAGGTGGTGACCCTGGAGGGAACGCCGGACCTCGTCGGCCGCACCGTCCCGGTGCGGATCACGGAAGTCGGATCCTGGGTCCTGCGCGGGGAGCGGGTGGGGGAGGCCCTGCCGGTGGGGTAG
- a CDS encoding LacI family DNA-binding transcriptional regulator, translated as MATIKDVARLAGVSPATVSAVINNSAFVSPALRHRVERAIQTLDYHPNALARGLKTRRTHTLALLVSDIRNPFYTALVRGVEDVAREHGYTVILGNTDRRPQKIQRYLSTLVGRRAEGVILTHVIPRSHLEALRRQGLQVVFVDVRPRPLYADAVVVNNEEAAREAVRHLVSHGRRRIGLLGFRAGLSTGEERLAGYRGALQEAGLRPTGLVVLSRLSLEHAQEAARDLLRRRPDGVFAANNTMVLAVLRAARELGLRVPQDCALVGFDDVEWMSVAEPPVTTVVQPMYELGATGARCLLDRLREGGTREPRLEVLRADLVIRRSCGCEG; from the coding sequence ATGGCCACCATCAAGGACGTGGCGCGGCTTGCCGGGGTCTCCCCGGCCACGGTCTCCGCGGTGATCAACAACAGCGCGTTCGTGAGCCCGGCTCTGCGCCACCGGGTAGAGCGGGCCATCCAGACCCTGGACTACCACCCCAACGCCCTGGCCCGGGGGTTGAAGACGCGCCGCACCCACACCCTCGCCCTGCTGGTCTCCGACATCCGCAACCCCTTCTACACCGCCCTCGTGCGTGGGGTGGAGGACGTGGCCCGGGAGCACGGGTACACGGTGATCTTGGGGAACACCGACCGGAGGCCCCAGAAGATCCAGCGTTACCTCAGCACCCTGGTAGGCCGCCGGGCGGAGGGGGTGATCCTCACCCACGTGATCCCCCGGAGCCACCTGGAGGCCCTGCGGCGCCAGGGCCTCCAGGTGGTGTTCGTGGACGTCCGTCCCCGGCCCCTCTACGCGGATGCGGTGGTGGTGAACAACGAGGAGGCCGCCCGGGAAGCGGTACGGCACCTGGTGTCCCACGGGCGCCGACGGATCGGACTCCTGGGATTCCGCGCGGGGCTTTCCACGGGGGAGGAACGCCTGGCCGGCTACCGGGGGGCTCTCCAGGAAGCGGGGTTGCGGCCTACGGGGCTGGTGGTGCTCTCCCGGCTCTCCCTGGAACACGCCCAGGAGGCCGCCCGGGACCTACTCCGGCGGAGACCCGACGGGGTCTTCGCGGCCAACAACACCATGGTGCTGGCGGTCCTGCGGGCGGCCCGGGAGCTCGGCCTCCGGGTCCCGCAGGACTGTGCCCTGGTGGGGTTCGACGACGTCGAGTGGATGTCCGTGGCGGAGCCACCGGTGACCACCGTGGTCCAGCCCATGTACGAGCTGGGGGCCACCGGGGCCCGGTGCCTGCTGGATCGCCTGCGGGAGGGAGGAACCCGGGAGCCGCGGCTGGAGGTGCTCCGCGCGGACCTCGTGATCCGACGCTCGTGCGGGTGTGAGGGCTAA
- the mutL gene encoding DNA mismatch repair endonuclease MutL, producing the protein MGKIQVLEQWLADRIAAGEVVERPASAVKELVENALDAGARTITVEIEEGGFRLIRVTDDGEGMDPQDAVLALRRFATSKITSPDDLHRIVTLGFRGEALPSIAAVSHLELVTSDGIRGTRVRTEAGRIVGVEEVGSGRGTVVTVRRLFYNTPARRNFLRSVSREAALCLEAVERHALAHPEVAFRVIRDGEEVLWCPASDPLERAARVLRVPSDRLIPIPELPREVRVAGFVGSPEIARRSRTGQHFYVNRRPVHSALVARAVEQGAHTLIPTGHHPVCAVFVFLPPLAVDPNVHPRKLEVRFAEEDRVFRAVEAAVREAYRSRPLTRIPEGPRTETQPGSLPVREPAVPWTPEPRRARPVPSSLRVLGQVLRTYIAAESGEGLVLIDQHAAHERVLYERLQRRMEPGGAAQILAVPLSVELSSGEAQLAEELSEGLREAGFLLEPFGRNTYLVRAVPAVARNAAADLLRACLKDLLEGPRIRSVEDAVDRMRIAVACHSAVRAGEALTQAEMEALVADLLRCRDPYTCFHGRPTLVVVPRERLEGWFLRR; encoded by the coding sequence ATGGGGAAGATCCAGGTCCTTGAGCAGTGGCTGGCGGACCGCATCGCCGCGGGCGAGGTGGTGGAACGCCCTGCCTCCGCGGTGAAGGAACTGGTGGAGAACGCCCTGGACGCGGGTGCCCGGACGATCACGGTGGAGATCGAGGAGGGCGGGTTCCGGCTCATCCGGGTGACGGACGACGGAGAGGGCATGGACCCCCAGGATGCGGTGCTTGCCCTCCGGCGGTTCGCCACCAGCAAGATCACCTCCCCCGACGACCTGCACCGTATCGTCACCCTGGGGTTTCGGGGGGAGGCCCTTCCCAGCATCGCCGCGGTGTCCCACCTGGAACTCGTGACCTCCGACGGAATCCGGGGCACCCGGGTACGGACGGAGGCGGGAAGGATCGTGGGCGTGGAGGAGGTGGGCTCCGGACGAGGGACCGTGGTTACCGTGCGCCGTCTGTTCTACAACACCCCGGCCCGTCGGAACTTCCTGAGATCCGTCTCCCGCGAGGCCGCCCTCTGCCTGGAGGCGGTGGAGCGGCACGCCCTGGCGCACCCGGAGGTGGCCTTCCGCGTGATCCGGGACGGCGAGGAGGTCCTGTGGTGCCCGGCTTCCGACCCCCTGGAGCGGGCTGCCCGGGTGCTTCGGGTGCCCAGCGATCGGCTCATCCCCATCCCCGAACTGCCCCGGGAGGTGCGGGTGGCCGGATTCGTGGGTTCCCCGGAGATCGCCCGGCGCAGCCGCACGGGACAGCACTTCTACGTAAACCGCCGGCCCGTGCACAGCGCGCTCGTGGCCCGGGCGGTGGAGCAGGGCGCGCATACCCTGATCCCCACGGGGCACCACCCAGTGTGCGCGGTGTTCGTCTTCCTGCCCCCGCTCGCCGTGGACCCCAACGTGCACCCCCGCAAGCTGGAGGTGCGATTCGCCGAGGAGGACCGGGTCTTCCGGGCCGTGGAAGCCGCGGTGCGGGAGGCCTATCGTTCCCGTCCCCTGACCCGCATCCCCGAAGGACCCCGTACGGAGACCCAACCGGGAAGCCTTCCCGTCCGGGAGCCCGCGGTGCCCTGGACCCCGGAACCCCGCCGGGCGCGGCCGGTGCCCTCCTCCCTCCGGGTTCTGGGACAGGTCCTGCGGACGTACATCGCGGCGGAGTCCGGGGAAGGCCTGGTGCTCATCGACCAGCATGCGGCGCACGAGCGGGTGCTGTACGAGCGGCTGCAGCGGCGGATGGAGCCGGGAGGGGCAGCCCAGATCTTGGCGGTCCCGCTGTCCGTGGAGCTCAGCAGCGGGGAGGCGCAGCTGGCAGAAGAACTCTCCGAAGGGCTCCGGGAAGCGGGGTTTCTCCTGGAGCCCTTCGGCAGAAACACCTATCTGGTGCGGGCCGTCCCCGCGGTTGCCCGGAATGCCGCCGCGGACCTCCTCCGGGCCTGCCTCAAAGACCTCCTGGAGGGCCCCCGGATCCGCTCCGTGGAGGACGCCGTGGACCGGATGCGGATCGCGGTGGCCTGCCACAGTGCGGTGCGGGCGGGGGAGGCGCTCACCCAGGCGGAGATGGAGGCCCTGGTGGCGGACCTCCTGCGGTGCCGGGATCCCTACACCTGCTTCCACGGCCGGCCCACCCTGGTGGTGGTGCCGCGGGAGCGGCTGGAGGGATGGTTCTTGCGCCGCTAG
- the mutS gene encoding DNA mismatch repair protein MutS: MMRQYEALRRAYPGTLLLFRLGDFYELFGEDAVVASRALDLVLTSRPVAKGRRVPMCGIPHHALESYLARLVEAGFRVAICEQVEDPRKARGLVRREVVRVVTPGTVTEEGLLPPRANVYVGAVLHRMGRWGLAFADLLTGEFRILELPGAEGIWEEVVRREIRELLYPEGESLPPFSESACALTPYPAWRFDPEIARQALCEQFQVQGLEGFGCAEVPVATCAAGALVQYLRETQRSELRHLHRLQVDLRGETLFLDPGAIRSLELLDPLWARNRQATLLGVLDRTRTPMGGRLLRQWITAPLRDPDRIGERLDATADLLRSPVRSRIREVLGTCADLERLVGRCGHGSATPRDLVALGRTLRQVAVLRELLTDLRSRLVRAIREDLDPHHELAERIEQALVPDPPATLREGGLIRDGYDPELDALRRSVREAQDWIRNLEARERERTGIKSLKVGYNRVFGYYIEIGRAHRDRIPPHYERRQTLVGAERYVTPEMKEHEALILNAQERMAEREFELFCRLREEVARSGPTLLRTARAMATLDVLSTFAEVAELYGYTRPEVVPEPVLEIRAGRHPVVERALREERFVPNDLRMDANRRIAIVTGPNFAGKSTYLRQVALIVILAQMGSFVPAEYARVGVVDRIFTRIGAADDIASGRSTFLVEMQEVANLLHNATCHSLVLLDEVGRGTATYDGLSIAWAVVEYLWKHRKARVLFATHYHELTELAERLPGVFNLNVMVREEHDRIVFLHRVAEGASDRSYGIHVARLAGLPREVVARAEEILARLEGAGGRNRISPGLEQRVEAVQTTLALQSPSPDQIPAGRDGGAERGKRPRLRRRAIARQASIFHGEDPGP; this comes from the coding sequence ATGATGCGCCAGTACGAGGCCCTGCGCCGGGCCTATCCCGGGACCCTGCTGTTGTTCCGGCTCGGGGATTTCTACGAGCTGTTCGGAGAGGACGCGGTGGTCGCAAGCCGCGCGCTGGACCTCGTCCTGACCTCCCGGCCCGTGGCGAAGGGACGGCGCGTCCCCATGTGCGGGATCCCGCACCACGCCCTGGAAAGCTATCTCGCCCGGCTCGTGGAGGCGGGATTCCGGGTGGCCATCTGCGAGCAGGTGGAGGACCCCAGAAAAGCCCGCGGGCTGGTGCGGCGGGAGGTGGTGCGGGTCGTTACCCCAGGCACCGTCACCGAGGAGGGCCTCCTTCCGCCCCGGGCCAACGTGTATGTGGGGGCGGTGTTGCACCGGATGGGGCGATGGGGGCTCGCCTTCGCGGATCTACTGACCGGGGAGTTCAGGATCCTCGAGCTGCCGGGCGCGGAAGGGATCTGGGAAGAGGTGGTCCGGAGGGAGATCCGGGAGCTGCTGTACCCCGAGGGCGAAAGCCTCCCGCCCTTCTCCGAATCCGCCTGTGCCCTCACCCCGTATCCCGCGTGGCGGTTCGACCCCGAGATCGCCCGGCAGGCCCTGTGCGAGCAGTTCCAGGTGCAGGGATTGGAAGGCTTCGGGTGTGCGGAGGTTCCCGTGGCCACCTGCGCGGCCGGTGCCCTGGTGCAGTACCTCCGGGAGACCCAGCGCAGCGAGCTCCGGCACCTCCACCGGCTGCAGGTTGATCTTCGCGGGGAGACCCTCTTCCTGGACCCGGGCGCCATCCGGAGCCTGGAGCTCTTGGACCCCCTGTGGGCCCGGAACCGGCAGGCTACCCTCCTGGGGGTCCTCGACCGGACGCGGACCCCTATGGGTGGCCGGCTGCTGCGCCAGTGGATCACGGCTCCCCTCCGGGACCCCGACCGCATCGGGGAGCGCCTGGACGCCACGGCGGACCTGCTGCGCTCGCCCGTCCGGTCCCGGATCCGGGAGGTCCTGGGGACGTGCGCGGACCTGGAACGGCTGGTGGGAAGATGCGGGCATGGGTCTGCGACCCCCCGGGACCTGGTGGCCCTCGGCCGCACCCTGCGGCAGGTGGCCGTCTTGCGGGAACTGCTGACAGATCTCCGGAGCCGCCTGGTACGGGCGATTCGGGAGGATCTGGATCCGCATCACGAACTCGCGGAGCGCATCGAGCAGGCCCTGGTGCCGGACCCGCCCGCCACCCTACGGGAGGGAGGACTCATCCGGGACGGATACGATCCGGAGCTGGACGCCCTCCGCCGGTCGGTACGGGAGGCGCAGGACTGGATCCGGAATCTCGAGGCCCGGGAGCGAGAACGCACGGGGATCAAGTCCTTGAAGGTGGGGTACAACCGGGTGTTCGGGTACTACATCGAGATCGGCCGGGCACATCGGGACCGCATCCCTCCCCACTACGAGCGGCGGCAGACCCTGGTCGGCGCGGAGCGCTACGTGACTCCGGAGATGAAGGAGCACGAGGCCCTGATCCTCAACGCCCAGGAGCGGATGGCGGAGCGGGAGTTCGAGCTCTTCTGCAGGCTGCGGGAAGAGGTGGCCCGCTCCGGCCCCACCCTCCTGCGGACCGCCCGGGCCATGGCCACCCTGGACGTGCTCTCCACCTTCGCGGAAGTGGCGGAGCTGTACGGATACACCCGGCCCGAGGTGGTGCCGGAGCCCGTGCTGGAGATCCGGGCGGGCCGGCATCCCGTAGTGGAGCGTGCCCTGCGGGAGGAGCGGTTCGTGCCCAACGACCTCCGGATGGACGCGAACCGGCGGATCGCCATCGTGACGGGCCCCAACTTCGCGGGGAAATCTACTTACCTGCGCCAGGTGGCCCTCATCGTGATCCTGGCCCAGATGGGCAGCTTCGTGCCCGCTGAATATGCCCGCGTGGGAGTGGTGGACCGGATCTTCACCCGCATCGGAGCCGCGGACGACATCGCCTCCGGCCGCAGCACGTTCCTCGTGGAGATGCAGGAGGTAGCGAACCTCCTGCACAATGCCACTTGCCACAGCCTGGTGCTGCTGGACGAGGTGGGTCGGGGGACCGCCACCTACGACGGGCTCAGCATCGCGTGGGCGGTGGTGGAATACCTGTGGAAACACCGGAAAGCCCGGGTCCTGTTCGCCACCCACTACCACGAGCTGACGGAGCTCGCGGAGCGACTCCCGGGGGTGTTCAACCTGAACGTGATGGTCCGGGAGGAACACGACCGCATCGTGTTCCTCCACCGGGTGGCGGAAGGGGCTTCGGACCGCTCCTACGGCATCCACGTGGCGCGGCTTGCGGGCCTCCCGCGGGAGGTGGTGGCCCGGGCGGAGGAGATCCTGGCGCGCCTGGAAGGGGCCGGTGGGCGCAACCGCATCTCGCCGGGGCTGGAACAGCGGGTGGAGGCGGTCCAGACGACCCTTGCACTCCAATCTCCCTCCCCAGACCAGATCCCCGCGGGACGGGACGGGGGGGCAGAGAGGGGGAAACGCCCGCGGCTCCGGCGTCGCGCCATCGCCCGGCAGGCCTCCATCTTCCATGGGGAAGATCCAGGTCCTTGA